A genomic segment from Candidatus Desulfarcum epimagneticum encodes:
- a CDS encoding conserved hypothetical protein (Evidence 4 : Unknown function but conserved in other organisms), which yields MPVPYFHLEKINLRCRVKKYRLNPEKSQKRSLEKRFDEIFTRKTGFASLDLALKRLWRNKSELLLVLKRPDIPLHNNLSERDIREYVKKRKISGSTRSASGRRCRDTFTSLKKTCRKLDISFWDFLKDRLESRNKYPPLAEIVKFRMTCSSA from the coding sequence TTGCCTGTCCCCTATTTTCATTTAGAGAAAATTAACTTGCGTTGTAGGGTTAAAAAATATCGCTTAAATCCGGAGAAATCGCAAAAGCGGTCTTTAGAAAAACGATTTGACGAGATTTTCACCCGTAAAACCGGATTTGCTTCATTGGACCTGGCATTAAAACGCCTGTGGCGGAATAAATCCGAACTGCTGCTGGTTTTAAAACGGCCTGATATCCCCCTGCACAACAATTTGAGCGAACGAGACATCAGGGAATATGTCAAAAAACGAAAAATAAGCGGATCCACCCGGAGCGCATCCGGACGGCGATGCCGAGACACTTTTACCAGTCTTAAAAAAACTTGCCGCAAATTGGACATTTCATTTTGGGACTTTCTAAAAGATCGACTTGAGTCTCGGAATAAATATCCGCCCCTGGCTGAAATTGTAAAATTCAGAATGACTTGTTCCAGCGCATAA